In the Corynebacterium gerontici genome, one interval contains:
- a CDS encoding 1-phosphofructokinase family hexose kinase: MILSLTPNPSIDTTLSLPRSLERGVVHRVDDTHNAAGGKGVNVALAVHRAQLPVLALFPAAADDPFTHLVKNTGMPFSFVPLHGPVRVNTAVTEPDGTTTKLNGRGPTLNAEELAAVETSLLNTVEQAQWIVLAGSLPPGAPSDWYTQIVEKLKEQHPEISIAVDTSDGPLENLGRNLERAAPTLIKPNAFELGQLSGLDGAQLERDAERGELGKVIEAAQTLLERGLEQVLVTLGAAGAVLVTQTDAWVATPPPINVASTVGAGDCTLAGYLIGLSKGEDHCAALKRGVAYGSAATSLPGTSIPYPDQIDLPRTKASRLSL; the protein is encoded by the coding sequence ATGATCCTAAGTCTCACCCCAAACCCCAGCATCGACACAACGTTGTCGTTACCTCGCTCATTGGAGAGGGGCGTGGTGCATCGCGTCGATGACACGCACAATGCCGCGGGCGGCAAGGGCGTTAACGTTGCCTTGGCGGTTCACAGAGCGCAGCTTCCAGTGCTTGCCCTTTTCCCAGCGGCGGCGGATGATCCGTTCACTCACCTGGTGAAAAACACTGGAATGCCCTTCTCCTTTGTTCCCCTGCACGGCCCGGTGCGCGTGAATACCGCTGTCACGGAGCCTGATGGCACCACCACCAAACTTAATGGCCGGGGTCCCACACTCAATGCCGAAGAATTAGCTGCGGTGGAAACGTCCTTGCTCAACACCGTCGAGCAGGCCCAGTGGATAGTGCTAGCAGGGTCTCTCCCGCCGGGGGCGCCATCAGATTGGTACACGCAGATCGTCGAAAAGCTCAAAGAGCAACACCCTGAGATTTCTATTGCCGTAGATACCTCCGATGGACCACTGGAGAATCTGGGACGCAATCTTGAAAGGGCTGCACCAACACTGATCAAACCGAACGCTTTTGAGCTCGGCCAACTCAGTGGTCTCGACGGTGCACAGCTCGAACGAGATGCGGAACGTGGTGAACTCGGCAAGGTCATTGAAGCAGCACAGACGTTGCTTGAGCGCGGGTTAGAGCAGGTGCTCGTAACACTCGGCGCTGCTGGAGCTGTGCTCGTGACGCAGACCGATGCTTGGGTGGCCACTCCCCCGCCGATCAATGTTGCATCCACCGTTGGTGCCGGAGACTGCACACTCGCTGGTTACCTCATCGGGCTCAGCAAAGGGGAAGACCATTGCGCTGCTCTCAAACGTGGTGTCGCTTATGGTTCGGCAGCCACCTCGCTTCCAGGCACTTCGATTCCCTACCCCGATCAAATCGATCTTCCCCGCACGAAAGCCTCAAGGCTATCCCTCTAA